In a single window of the Heliangelus exortis chromosome 1, bHelExo1.hap1, whole genome shotgun sequence genome:
- the SREBF2 gene encoding sterol regulatory element-binding protein 2: MEGGELGVENMETLTELGDELTLGDIDEMLQFVSNQAGDFPDLFSDHLCGTFQSSTSGGSSSSSGSSSSGSGGTGTLEPQLQRPYSQVQLQPFPPPPASPQLQNLPVKAAQAAPSAPSRSAPLLQPRPPLQPQLQQQALMITPTFSSAPQTRIIQQPVIYQNAATSFQVLQPQVQSLVTSSQVQPVTIQQQVQTVQAQRVLTQAANGTIQTLTPATVQTVAAPQVQQVPVLVQPQIIKTDSLVLTTLKADGNPVMAAVQNPALTTLTAPIQTTALQTLVGSNGTILTTMPVMVGQEKVPIKQVPGGVKQPEPPKEGERRTTHNIIEKRYRSSINDKIIELKDLVMGTDAKMHKSGVLRKAIDYIKYLQQANHKLRQENMVLKLANQKNKLLKGIDLSSLVDNDVDLKIDDFNQNVLLMSPPASDSGSQAGFSPYSIDSEPGSPLLDDAKVKDEPDSPPVALGMVDRSRILLCALTFLCLSFNPLTSLLDARGTPESDSLVRHGSGRNVLTIESDAGGWFGWMLPTLILWLVNGVIVLSVFIKLLVHGEPVTRLHSRSSVTFWRHRKQADLDLARGDFAAAASNLQTCLSVLGRALPASRLDLACSLSWNVIRYSLQKLALVRWLLKRTSHQWRAREATAGFEDEAKTSARDAALAYHKLHQLHITGKLPSSSAYSGLHMALCAVNLAECAEEKIPPSTMAEIHLTAAVGLKTRCGGKLGFLASYFLSQAQSLCSSERSAIPDSLRWLCHPLGQKFFVERSWTVKSAAKESLYCTQRNPADPIAQVHQAFCENLLERAVDSLVKPQTRKEVAGQEEEEPCEFSSAMEYLKLLNSFLDSMGSGAPPFASNSVLKSSLGPDMVCRWWSAAVAMAIGWLRGDDAAVRSHFVEVERMPKSLEMSENALVKATFYVCKAMQVSLSGKADGQQSSLGHCERASSHLWNSLNMSSGVSSTILSNMIQLLACDLLLSLRTSLWQKQANASQALGETYHASAPELTGFQRDLGSLRKLAHGFRPAYRKVFLHEATVRLMAGASPTRTHQLLEHSLRRRTPQSSKQGELDTLPGQRERATAILLACRHLPLSFLSSPGQRAVLLAEAARTLEKVGDKRSCNDCQQMIVKLSGGTAIAAS; the protein is encoded by the exons ATGGAAGGCGGCGAGCTGGGTGTGGAGAATATGGAGACCCTGACCGAGCTGGGCGACGAACTCACCCTGGGCGATATCGACG agatgctgcagttTGTCAGTAACCAGGCAGGGGACTTTCCGGATCTGTTTTCGGATCACTTGTGTGGCACCTTCCAGAGCAGCAccagtggtggcagcagcagcagcagcggcagcagcagcagcggcagtGGTGGCACTGGGACCCTGGAGCCGCAGTTGCAGCGGCCGTACAGCCAggtgcagctccagcccttcccaccacctcctgcctccccacAGCTCCAGAACCTGCCAGTcaaagcagcacaggcagcacctTCAGCCCCATCACGGTCAGCCCCTCTTCTTCAGCCACGGCcccctctccagcctcagctccagcagcaggcCCTGATGATTACGCCGaccttcagctctgctccccagacCAGGATTATCCAGCAGCCAGTTATCTATCAGAATGCAGCCACCAGTTTCCAAG ttctcCAGCCTCAAGTCCAGAGCTTGGTGACATCCTCCCAGGTTCAGCCAGTTACCATCCAGCAGCAAGTGCAGACTGTGCAGGCCCAGCGAGTGCTGACACAGGCTGCCAACGGCACCATCCAGACATTAACACCAGCCACAGTCCAGACAGTTGCTGCACCACAGGTCCAGCAAGTTCCA GTTCTGGTCCAGCCTCAGATCATAAAAACAGACTCCCTTGTCTTGACAACCTTGAAAGCAGATGGCAATCCCGTTATGGCCGCAGTGCAGAACCCGGCGCTGACCACACTCACCGCTCCCATTCAgaccacagctctgcag ACCCTTGTTGGGAGCAACGGGACCATTTTGACCACAATGCCAGTGATGGTGGGACAAGAAAAGGTGCCTATCAAACAAGTTCCTGGAGGTGTCAAGCAACCAGAACCACCtaaagaaggagagagaagaacaACTCACAACATTATTGAAAAGCGTTACCGGTCATCCATAAATGACAAGATCATTGAGCTGAAGGACCTTGTCATGGGGACAGATGCCAAG ATGCACAAATCTGGAGTCCTGCGAAAAGCCATTGATTACATTAAATACCTGCAGCAGGCCAACCATAAGCTGAGGCAGGAGAACATGGTTCTGAAGCTggcaaaccaaaaaaaca AGCTGTTGAAGGGCATTGACCTAAGCAGTCTGGTTGACAACGATGTGGATCTGAAGATAGATGACTTCAACCAGAATGTGCTTCTGATGTCTCCTCCAGCCTCTGACTCAGGATCCCAGGCTGGCTTTTCTCCCTATTCCATTGATTCAGAGCCAGGAAGCCCACTCCTTGATGATGCAAAG GTTAAAGATGAGCCTGACTCTCCTCCTGTAGCCCTTGGTATGGTGGATCGCTCTCGAATACTCCTCTGTGCTCTCACAttcctttgcctttccttcaATCCTCTGACATCCCTCCTGGATGCTCGAGGAACCCCGGAGTCTGACAGCCTGGTGCGCCATGGGTCTGGCAGGAATGTGCTGACCATTGAGTCAG ATGCGGGTGGTTGGTTTGGCTGGATGTTGCCCACACTGATCCTGTGGCTCGTGAACGGAGTGATTGTACTGAGTGTGTTCATCAAGCTGCTTGTGCACGGAGAGCCAGTGACCCGCTTGCACTCGAGGTCATCGGTCACGTTCTGGAGGCATCGCAAGCAGGCGGACCTGGATCTGGCACGG GGGGATTTTGCTGCAGCTGCATCAAACCTGCAGACTTGCCTGTCGGTTCTTGGCCGAGCACTGCCAGCTTCCCGCCTGGACTTGGCATGCAGCCTGTCCTGGAACGTGATCCGCTATAGCCTGCAGAAGCTGGCGCTGGTGCGGTGGCTGCTGAAGAGGACTTCTCATCAGTGGAGGGCGAGGGAGGCCACTGCGGGCTTTGAGGACGAGGCCAAGACCAGTGCTAGGGATGCAGCTCTAGCGTATCACAAGCTCCATCAGCTCCACATAACAG GTAAACTTCCTTCCAGCTCAGCCTACTCAGGCTTGCACATGGCCCTGTGTGCCGTGAATCTGGCTGAGTGTGCAGAAGAAAAGATCCCACCCAGCACAATGGCAGAAATCCACCTGACGGCTGCGGTTGGCTTGAAAACGCGCTGTGGGGGCAAGCTCGGCTTCTTAGCG AGCTACTTCCTAAGCCAAGCTCAAAGCCTGTGCAGCTCCGAGCGGAGTGCCATTCCCGACTCGTTGCGTTGGCTATGCCATCCCCTGGGACAAAAGTTTTTTGTGGAGCGAAGCTGGACAGTGAAGTCGGCTGCAAAGGAGAGCCTATACTGTACCCAAAGGAACCCTG CTGATCCCATTGCACAAGTTCATCAGGCATTTTGTGAGAACCTGCTTGAGCGAGCAGTGGATTCCCTTGTGAAGCCTCAGACTAGGAAAGAGGTAGCAGGACAAGAGGAGGAAGAGCCGTG TGAGTTCTCCAGTGCCATGGAGTACCTGAAGTTGCTCAACTCTTTCTTGGACTCGATGGGAAGTGGAGCCCCACCCTTTGCCAGCAATTCTGTGCTGAAGTCCTCCCTGG GTCCTGACATGGTGTGCAGATGGTGGTCAGCAGCTGTGGCTATGGCAATTGGTTGGCTCAGAGGGGACGACGCAGCTGTGAGGTCACATTTTGTGGAAGTGGAGCGCATGCCAAAATCCCTGGAGATGTCAGA AAATGCCCTGGTGAAAGCCACCTTCTACGTGTGTAAAGCCATGCAGGTCTCCCTGTCTGGGAAGGCAGATGGACAGCAGAGCTCCCTGGGTCATTGTGAGAGGGCCAGCAGTCACCTATGGAACAGCCTCAACATGAGCAGTGGTGTCTCCAGCACCATCCTCAGCAAT ATGATCCAGCTGCTGGCCTGTGACTTGCTGCTCTCTCTCCGCACCAGCCTGTGGCAGAAGCAGGCGAACGCCAGCCAGGCCCTGGGTGAAACCTACCACGCCTCGGCCCCCGAGCTGACCGGCTTCCAGCGGGACCTCGGCAGCCTGCGCAAGCTGGCCCACGGCTTCAGGCCCGCCTACCGCAAG gTCTTCCTCCATGAGGCCACCGTGCGCCTGATGGCGGGTGCCAGCCCTACCCGTACTCAccagctgctggagcacagcTTGAGGCGACGCACACCCCAGAGCAGCAAACAAG GTGAACTGGACACCCTACCAGGCCAGAGGGAGCGAGCCACAGCCATCCTCTTGGCCTGTCGCCACCtgcccctctccttcctctcctccccggGCCAGCGAGCTGTCCTGCTGGCTGAGGCTGCCCGCACCCTGGAGAAGGTGGGGGACAAGCGCTCCTGCAATGACTGCCAGCAGATGATCGTCAAGCTGAGCGGGGGCACGGCCATCGCCGCCTCCTAA
- the CCDC134 gene encoding coiled-coil domain-containing protein 134, translating into MDFLFICPFLLPLLLSQSSFADLEKQRVDSGLEIYKKLFEVKRKDQMNALKNLIELNDINQQYKIIDIMLKGLFKVLEDSRAVLIAADVPPDGPFPQDEKIKDAYSHVVENTAFFGDVVLRFPKIVHHYFDRNSNWNSLIRWGIGFCNLTGVFEQGPHSQVLGLMAQELGISEKSPDYRNPFKTDHSEFFPSADTFQKALREEEKRRKKEEKRKEIRKGPRISRSQSEL; encoded by the exons ATGGATTTTCTCTTCATCTGCCCCtttctgctgccactgctgctaTCCCAGAGCAGCTTCGCAgacctggaaaagcagagggtgGACTCTGGATTAGAAATCT ATAAGAAGCTGTTTGAGGTGAAGCGCAAGGACCAGATGAATGCACTGAAGAACCTGATCGAGCTCAATGATATCAACCAGCAGTACAAAATCATTGACATCATGCTCAAGGGACTCTTCAAA GTGCTGGAGGACTCCCGGGCTGTGCTCATTGCTGCTGACGTGCCTCCTGATGGCCCTTTCCCTCAGGATGAGAAGATAAAGGATG CGTACTCGCACGTGGTGGAGAACACCGCTTTCTTTGGGGACGTCGTCCTGCGCTTCCCCAAGATTGTGCACCACTACTTTGACCGCAACTCCAACTGGAACAGCCTGATCCGCTGGGGCATCGGCTTCTGCAACCTGACGGGCGTGTTCGAGCAAGGACCTCACTCCCAGGTCCTGGGGCTG ATGGCTCAGGAGCTGGGAATCAGTGAAAAATCGCCTGATTACCGCAACCCCTTTAAAACGGACCACTCAGAG TTTTTCCCCAGTGCCGACACCTTCCAGAAGGCGCTGCGGGAGGAGGAGAAGcggaggaagaaggaggagaagcgGAAGGAGATCCGCAAGGGCCCACGCATCTCCCGCTCGCAGTCAGAGCTGTAG